One Serinicoccus chungangensis genomic window carries:
- a CDS encoding DUF1697 domain-containing protein: protein MERRVVLVGAVNVGGTAKLPMALWRELATSLGASDVATYIASGNMVCTLPGDPHAFDCVLEQAVQERCGFFREVISRSHEQVTAALDGHPFDVVDPAHSYVCFLADEPTPEGVAAARRLPTGEDRWEVVGREMHVRYAGGAGRPQMSDAAVGRALGVSSTARNLRTVRRLVEMSAPTTA from the coding sequence GTGGAACGGCGCGTCGTGCTGGTGGGAGCGGTCAACGTGGGCGGGACCGCGAAGCTGCCCATGGCCCTCTGGCGGGAGCTGGCCACGTCGCTGGGGGCGTCCGACGTCGCCACCTACATCGCCTCGGGCAACATGGTGTGCACCCTCCCCGGCGACCCGCACGCCTTCGACTGTGTCCTCGAGCAGGCCGTCCAGGAGCGGTGCGGCTTCTTCCGCGAGGTCATCAGCCGCTCGCACGAGCAGGTCACCGCGGCCCTGGACGGGCACCCGTTCGACGTGGTCGATCCGGCCCACTCCTACGTGTGCTTCCTCGCCGACGAGCCCACCCCCGAGGGTGTCGCGGCTGCTCGCCGGCTGCCCACGGGCGAGGACCGGTGGGAGGTCGTGGGTCGCGAGATGCATGTGCGGTATGCCGGGGGCGCCGGCCGGCCTCAGATGAGCGACGCGGCCGTGGGCCGGGCACTGGGGGTGTCGAGCACCGCGCGCAACCTCCGGACCGTGCGCCGGCTCGTCGAGATGTCCGCCCCCACGACTGCCTGA
- a CDS encoding IS3 family transposase (programmed frameshift), giving the protein MTKPYPQEFRDDVVRVARNREPGVGLDQIAKDFGIHFTTLYSWMKKADEDDQGGRPGAAVASAELREAKRRIRLLEQENEVLRRAAAYLSQANLPEMMYPLVRELAVDGIPVTVTCRVLKIARQPYYRWLARPVTDTARGQAYRANALFDAHLDDPEFGYRFLADEARDAGQSMSERTAWRLCSDNGWWSAFGKKRGRNGKKPVPPVHEDRCAVTDKNGRTRHAFTATTPNELWVGDITEHWTGEGKLYVCAFKDVYSNRIVGYSIDSRMKSRIAVAALNNAVARRGNVTGCVVHTDRGSQFRSRKFVHALNRHDMVGSMGRVGAAGDNAAMESFFALLQKNVFDRRQWVTRDDLRIAIVTWIERTYHRRRRQDALGRLTPIEFETIMTTPADQAA; this is encoded by the exons GTGACCAAGCCCTACCCCCAGGAGTTCCGCGATGATGTCGTGCGGGTCGCTCGGAACCGTGAGCCAGGTGTCGGGCTCGACCAGATCGCGAAGGACTTCGGGATCCACTTCACAACGCTGTATTCGTGGATGAAGAAGGCCGACGAGGATGACCAGGGTGGCCGGCCTGGTGCTGCGGTCGCCTCTGCTGAGCTGCGTGAGGCCAAGAGGCGGATCCGCCTTCTCGAGCAGGAGAACGAGGTCCTGCGCCGTGCTGCGGCCTATCTATCTCAGGCGAATCTGCCG GAAATGATGTACCCGCTCGTCCGCGAGCTGGCCGTTGACGGGATCCCCGTCACGGTGACGTGCCGGGTGCTGAAGATCGCTCGCCAGCCCTACTACCGGTGGCTGGCGAGACCGGTCACCGACACCGCGCGCGGGCAGGCCTATCGCGCGAACGCCTTGTTCGACGCGCACCTGGATGACCCGGAGTTCGGGTACCGGTTCCTGGCCGATGAGGCCCGCGACGCCGGCCAGAGCATGAGCGAGCGGACGGCGTGGCGGTTGTGCTCGGACAACGGCTGGTGGTCAGCGTTCGGCAAGAAGCGCGGCAGGAACGGGAAGAAGCCCGTCCCGCCCGTTCATGAGGACCGGTGCGCTGTGACCGACAAGAATGGCCGGACCCGGCACGCGTTCACCGCCACGACGCCGAACGAGCTGTGGGTCGGGGACATCACCGAACACTGGACTGGTGAAGGAAAGCTGTACGTCTGCGCGTTCAAGGACGTGTACTCCAACCGGATTGTGGGCTACTCCATCGACTCCCGCATGAAGTCCCGGATCGCGGTCGCCGCACTCAACAACGCCGTCGCCCGCCGCGGGAACGTCACCGGGTGCGTGGTCCACACGGATCGCGGATCTCAATTTCGTAGCAGGAAGTTCGTCCACGCTCTCAACCGCCACGACATGGTCGGGTCAATGGGCAGAGTCGGTGCCGCGGGTGACAACGCGGCCATGGAGTCCTTCTTCGCGCTGCTGCAGAAGAACGTGTTCGACCGCCGACAGTGGGTCACCCGGGACGACCTACGCATCGCGATCGTGACCTGGATCGAACGGACCTACCACCGACGCCGTCGACAGGACGCTCTCGGGCGATTGACCCCCATCGAGTTCGAGACCATCATGACCACACCAGCCGACCAGGCTGCCTGA
- a CDS encoding NUDIX hydrolase has translation MGAVEDREPPDGITRHFTVAVFVVHAGHVLLHPHPKVGLWLPPGGHIEPHELPDDAARRETLEETGLAVDLLGSPGIPHDAPGSPRQLVRPEGVQVEDISQDPPHQHIDLIYFAVPRPGWRPGPDGLPQVSPTYGMVWLDADATSRLPLTSEVSAWVARALHAVVD, from the coding sequence GTGGGAGCAGTCGAGGACAGGGAGCCGCCGGACGGCATCACGAGGCACTTCACCGTGGCCGTCTTCGTCGTGCACGCGGGACACGTGCTGCTGCACCCGCACCCCAAGGTCGGCCTCTGGCTGCCGCCGGGTGGGCACATCGAGCCGCACGAGCTGCCGGACGACGCGGCCCGCCGCGAGACCCTCGAGGAGACCGGACTGGCGGTCGACCTCCTCGGCTCCCCCGGCATACCTCACGACGCCCCGGGCTCCCCCCGGCAGCTCGTGCGCCCCGAGGGCGTCCAGGTCGAGGACATCTCGCAGGACCCGCCGCACCAGCACATCGACCTCATCTACTTCGCGGTGCCGCGTCCGGGCTGGCGGCCGGGCCCGGACGGCCTGCCGCAGGTGTCGCCGACCTACGGCATGGTCTGGCTGGACGCCGACGCGACCTCGCGGCTGCCCCTCACCAGCGAGGTGTCGGCCTGGGTGGCGCGAGCACTACACGCCGTCGTGGACTAA
- a CDS encoding AAA family ATPase: MQDENIEEVHLHGYAVTGVGALRGQTPIRVGPLTRLVGRNNHGKSTLGRQALKFAAPSPSNFSSGNQHEQLVAIDTTRLKSWYGNNVSVMQRELDRMRNEGVVLDLDDTYMWVPQIGPQRVNRQALSALLGRASSVGEDSLFSADSLHPSFLGAVTLPAFRSVKPGKPGEDAIANGTGVLETLADWERPTLQSRHPKQERWEKVKKFLRQVLEDDLADVTISADHTELQVRLAQHGDYLLLDDLGDGVKQLLMIAVACTHFSKHLIFLEEPEIHLHPGLQRRLMRYLLEATDNQYVVATHSAHALDTPGAHVFHVTHDGDSSQVTGPVVRDALASVTADLGYLASDILQANYTIWVEGPSDRLYWRSWISLLDPELQEGVHFGVMMYGGKLASHLSLAAQLKKAENHPDAQDVASDLIELLQFGRRCTLIADSDKRRPSDKLPPLLLRLVEEADLSATGDLVVANWVRTVENLLPRDILRAAVQQIHPEKGSRLKVAVGRYEDPFAGCKLPAKAAIAKVVAPQLRAEHIEPRLRKLVRALAGRIRSANGLSSPVA, encoded by the coding sequence ATGCAGGACGAAAATATCGAAGAAGTTCACCTGCACGGCTATGCGGTCACTGGGGTCGGTGCGCTCAGAGGGCAAACTCCGATAAGGGTAGGACCGCTAACACGGCTCGTCGGACGAAACAACCATGGAAAATCCACCTTAGGACGCCAAGCGCTCAAATTTGCAGCGCCGTCGCCCTCGAACTTCTCTTCCGGCAACCAACATGAACAACTCGTAGCAATCGACACCACAAGACTAAAGTCTTGGTACGGCAACAATGTTTCGGTCATGCAAAGGGAGCTCGACCGAATGCGAAATGAGGGGGTGGTATTAGACCTTGATGACACGTACATGTGGGTGCCTCAGATAGGACCGCAGCGAGTCAACAGGCAAGCCCTGAGTGCTTTGCTGGGTCGCGCCTCATCCGTGGGTGAAGACAGCCTCTTCTCAGCAGACTCCCTACATCCGTCATTCCTCGGGGCGGTCACGCTTCCTGCTTTTCGCAGTGTGAAGCCCGGGAAGCCTGGCGAAGATGCAATCGCCAACGGTACGGGAGTGCTGGAGACATTGGCCGACTGGGAGCGACCGACCTTGCAGTCCCGGCACCCCAAGCAGGAGCGTTGGGAGAAGGTAAAGAAGTTTCTGCGTCAGGTCCTGGAGGACGATCTAGCCGACGTGACCATATCGGCCGACCATACCGAACTGCAAGTACGTCTGGCGCAGCACGGAGATTACCTACTTCTGGACGATCTGGGCGATGGGGTAAAGCAACTACTCATGATCGCCGTCGCTTGCACACACTTCTCCAAGCACTTAATTTTTCTGGAGGAGCCGGAGATCCACCTCCACCCGGGTCTGCAGAGGCGGCTGATGCGCTATCTACTGGAAGCCACTGACAATCAGTACGTGGTGGCCACACACTCGGCGCATGCTTTGGATACCCCCGGAGCTCACGTTTTCCACGTTACTCATGATGGTGATTCGTCACAAGTGACAGGCCCTGTGGTTCGCGACGCTCTTGCCAGCGTGACAGCAGACCTAGGATACTTGGCCTCGGACATCTTGCAGGCCAACTACACCATCTGGGTGGAGGGACCGTCTGACCGATTGTACTGGCGTTCATGGATCAGTCTACTGGACCCCGAATTGCAGGAGGGTGTGCATTTTGGAGTAATGATGTACGGTGGGAAACTGGCTTCACACTTGTCTCTGGCTGCGCAGCTCAAGAAGGCGGAAAACCATCCCGACGCACAAGACGTAGCTTCTGACCTGATAGAACTACTACAATTTGGCAGACGGTGCACGCTGATTGCAGACAGCGATAAGAGGCGCCCCTCAGATAAGCTTCCACCATTGCTTCTGAGGCTTGTTGAGGAGGCTGACTTGTCCGCAACTGGCGACCTAGTCGTCGCAAATTGGGTCCGCACCGTCGAGAACTTGCTGCCCCGGGATATTTTGCGTGCTGCGGTCCAGCAAATTCATCCGGAGAAGGGGTCCAGGCTCAAGGTAGCCGTTGGTAGGTATGAGGATCCGTTCGCAGGGTGCAAGCTCCCCGCCAAAGCTGCCATCGCAAAGGTCGTGGCACCACAATTGCGAGCTGAACATATCGAGCCTCGTCTTCGCAAACTAGTGAGAGCCCTAGCAGGGCGCATCCGTTCCGCGAATGGACTCTCATCCCCGGTCGCCTAG
- a CDS encoding DUF4268 domain-containing protein, with amino-acid sequence MLDNVDVLSDLLGMELVLDVAEHPVGGFSLDLMGRDESTGDVVIVENQLETSDHGHLGQILTYAAGTDPTTIVWVAAAFRSEHRAAIDWLNTRTDEDTRFFAVELGVVRIGDSAPAPSFRLVAQPNDWEKTVRSVTGQGEASGKQVLYRSFWARWIEMVQSERSGWSRATRPPRDSWFTMTAGTPHVTYYNAFTRQGLSSELVFESPDADVNRARFEALSDRRSEVEAAYGGPLDWQSLPGRKACRVAEYLPDADVTVEARWAEYLGWLLDRQTQLRRALSTVGGVPGPDAHPGTGALGQH; translated from the coding sequence TTGCTGGACAACGTCGACGTCCTGAGCGACCTGCTCGGTATGGAACTGGTACTGGACGTGGCGGAGCACCCGGTCGGGGGCTTCAGTCTCGATCTGATGGGGCGGGATGAAAGCACAGGGGACGTGGTGATCGTCGAAAACCAGCTCGAGACCTCTGACCACGGACACCTCGGGCAGATCCTCACTTACGCAGCGGGCACAGACCCGACGACGATTGTGTGGGTCGCCGCTGCCTTCCGGTCCGAACACCGCGCCGCCATCGACTGGTTGAACACACGCACCGATGAGGACACCCGCTTCTTTGCCGTGGAGTTGGGGGTGGTGCGCATCGGGGACTCCGCCCCGGCCCCGTCCTTCAGGTTGGTGGCCCAGCCCAACGACTGGGAGAAGACCGTGCGCAGCGTCACGGGTCAGGGGGAGGCGAGCGGCAAGCAAGTGCTCTACCGCTCCTTCTGGGCACGCTGGATCGAGATGGTCCAATCCGAGCGGTCAGGGTGGTCTAGGGCAACCCGGCCACCCCGGGACTCCTGGTTCACGATGACCGCAGGGACACCGCACGTCACCTACTACAACGCCTTCACCCGTCAGGGCTTATCCAGCGAGTTGGTGTTCGAGTCCCCGGACGCGGACGTCAACAGAGCTCGGTTTGAGGCATTGTCGGACCGGCGCTCGGAAGTGGAGGCCGCGTACGGGGGACCTCTCGACTGGCAATCGCTACCCGGCCGCAAGGCCTGCCGGGTCGCCGAGTACCTCCCAGATGCCGACGTCACTGTTGAAGCCAGGTGGGCGGAATACCTGGGCTGGCTGTTAGACCGGCAGACCCAGCTGCGCCGGGCGTTGTCAACAGTCGGGGGGGTGCCGGGACCGGACGCCCACCCCGGTACTGGCGCACTCGGACAGCACTAG
- a CDS encoding aminotransferase class IV, with protein MDTSSSLTAAGGLSAVRVWVDGALVGPQGSVRALDHGITVGDGVFETCKVVDGEVFALTRHHDRMDRSLAALGLEPLDRDRVGEGIAAVLAQGGMPFGRLRYTVTAGLGPLGSDRVEGAATYVVTAVDQEPLGPTTSALVVPWVRNERGALTGVKSTSYAENVVALAAAKARGHSEAILANTAGMLCEGTGTNVFVVTDGTVRTPDLGSGPLAGVTRGLVVEWLREDGIEVVEEPLPLSVLAEADEIWLSSSIRDITALHRLDVHDPVLLTNGEELAVPDLAPRDLGEEPGPVARRARQIFAERAARTLDP; from the coding sequence ATGGACACGTCGAGCTCGCTGACCGCTGCCGGTGGACTCTCCGCGGTGCGGGTGTGGGTGGACGGGGCGCTGGTCGGGCCGCAGGGCTCGGTGCGCGCGCTCGACCACGGGATCACCGTCGGCGACGGGGTCTTCGAGACGTGCAAGGTGGTCGACGGCGAGGTCTTCGCGCTCACGCGGCACCACGACCGGATGGACCGCTCGCTCGCAGCGCTCGGACTCGAGCCGCTGGACCGGGACCGGGTGGGGGAGGGCATCGCCGCCGTGCTCGCGCAGGGAGGTATGCCGTTCGGCCGCCTGCGCTACACCGTCACCGCCGGGCTCGGACCGCTCGGGAGCGACCGGGTCGAGGGCGCGGCGACGTATGTCGTGACCGCGGTCGACCAGGAGCCGCTCGGCCCGACGACCTCGGCGCTCGTGGTGCCCTGGGTCCGCAACGAGCGGGGGGCGCTGACCGGGGTGAAGTCGACGTCCTACGCGGAGAACGTCGTCGCCCTCGCGGCGGCCAAGGCGCGCGGGCACTCCGAGGCGATCCTGGCCAACACCGCCGGGATGCTCTGCGAGGGGACCGGCACCAACGTCTTCGTCGTGACCGACGGGACGGTGCGCACCCCGGACCTCGGGTCCGGGCCGCTGGCCGGGGTCACCCGGGGGCTCGTGGTCGAGTGGCTGCGTGAGGACGGGATCGAGGTGGTGGAGGAGCCGCTGCCGCTGTCGGTGCTCGCGGAGGCCGACGAGATCTGGCTCTCGAGCAGCATCCGCGACATCACCGCCCTGCACCGGCTGGACGTCCACGACCCGGTGCTCCTCACCAACGGCGAGGAGCTGGCGGTGCCTGACCTGGCGCCGCGGGACCTGGGGGAGGAGCCCGGCCCGGTGGCCCGGCGGGCCCGGCAGATCTTCGCCGAGCGGGCCGCCCGGACGCTGGATCCTTGA
- the pta gene encoding phosphate acetyltransferase has protein sequence MSTSLYVASAEPRSGKSAVAVGLLAQLCALGGRVGVFRPVVQDREDDPLLHLLHPLSTSASAIEDAVGVTYDDLHHQHDAAIGEIVDRFHRYAVEHERVLVVGSDYTGVTAPTEFSTNAGIAAHLGAPMLLIIPAAGRTVEDTATAAAVAVQEALSRHASVAGVLANRVDDDLDEVSAAVQEAVAEQVAGTGSEPAVLAMPADPLLAAPTVGDLMAATDGILRAGDETLLEREATGLIVAGMTMPNVLDRLREGNVLICPGDREDVLLGAILAHRSSTFPSLGAIVLNGGLRPSEQVSRLVEGLAVELPIIGCEGGTMRTAMTMHDVVGRITPRSQRKIEHARSLAQQHIDITRLVPVGDDAGRRSAVVTPLMFEHEIMARARETGAHVVLPEGGEDRILRAADTVLARGVARLTLLGDETQVRERAAALGLRLDAAEVVDPLTSAWREDFARTYAELRAHKGVTLEQAQDIVTDPAYFGTLMVKTGHADGMVSGSITTTAHTIRPALEVIRTSPGVSVVSSVFFMCLADKVLVYGDCAINPDPDAEQLADIAISSAATAAQFGVEPRVAMLSYSTGGSGSGADVDKVRAATDLVREREPDLLVEGPIQYDAAVDPAVAATKLQDSPVAGQATVLVFPDLNTGNNTYKAVQRSAAAVAVGPVLQGLNAPVNDLSRGATVRDIINTVAITGIQAGAGR, from the coding sequence GTGAGCACCTCCCTGTATGTCGCGTCCGCCGAGCCCCGCTCCGGCAAGTCGGCGGTGGCGGTCGGGCTCCTCGCCCAGCTCTGCGCCCTCGGCGGCCGGGTCGGCGTCTTCCGTCCCGTCGTCCAGGACCGGGAGGACGACCCGCTGCTGCACCTGCTGCACCCGTTGTCGACGTCCGCGTCGGCGATCGAGGACGCCGTCGGGGTGACCTACGACGACCTGCACCACCAGCACGACGCGGCGATCGGGGAGATCGTCGACCGCTTCCACCGGTATGCCGTCGAGCACGAGCGGGTGCTCGTGGTCGGCTCGGACTACACCGGGGTCACCGCACCCACCGAGTTCTCCACCAACGCCGGCATCGCCGCCCACCTCGGCGCCCCGATGCTGCTCATCATCCCGGCCGCCGGCCGCACCGTCGAGGACACCGCGACCGCCGCCGCCGTCGCCGTGCAGGAGGCGCTCAGCCGCCACGCCTCGGTGGCGGGCGTCCTCGCCAACCGGGTCGACGACGATCTGGACGAGGTGTCCGCCGCCGTCCAGGAGGCGGTCGCCGAGCAGGTCGCCGGCACGGGGAGCGAGCCGGCGGTGCTCGCGATGCCCGCCGACCCGCTGCTCGCCGCCCCCACGGTCGGCGACCTCATGGCCGCCACCGACGGCATCCTGCGGGCGGGCGACGAGACCCTGCTCGAGCGGGAGGCCACCGGGCTCATCGTGGCCGGGATGACGATGCCCAACGTCCTGGACCGGCTGCGCGAGGGCAACGTCCTCATCTGCCCCGGCGACCGGGAGGACGTCCTGCTGGGCGCCATCCTGGCCCACCGCTCCTCGACCTTCCCCTCACTCGGGGCGATCGTCCTCAACGGCGGGCTGCGGCCCAGCGAGCAGGTGTCGCGCCTCGTCGAGGGCCTCGCGGTCGAGCTGCCGATCATCGGGTGCGAGGGCGGGACCATGCGCACGGCGATGACGATGCACGACGTCGTCGGCCGCATCACCCCCCGCTCGCAGCGCAAGATCGAGCACGCCCGCTCCCTGGCCCAGCAGCACATCGACATCACCCGCCTCGTCCCGGTCGGGGACGACGCCGGCCGCCGGTCCGCCGTGGTGACCCCGCTGATGTTCGAGCACGAGATCATGGCCCGGGCGCGGGAGACCGGTGCGCACGTGGTGCTGCCCGAGGGCGGGGAGGACCGGATCCTGCGGGCGGCCGACACCGTCCTCGCCCGCGGCGTCGCCCGGCTGACGCTGCTCGGTGACGAGACGCAGGTGCGCGAGCGGGCGGCGGCGCTGGGCCTGCGGCTCGACGCCGCCGAGGTCGTCGACCCGCTCACCAGCGCGTGGCGCGAGGACTTCGCCCGGACGTATGCCGAGCTGCGGGCGCACAAGGGCGTCACCCTCGAGCAGGCGCAGGACATCGTCACCGACCCGGCCTACTTCGGCACCCTCATGGTCAAGACGGGTCACGCCGACGGCATGGTCTCCGGGTCGATCACCACCACCGCCCACACCATCCGGCCCGCGCTGGAGGTCATCCGCACCTCCCCCGGCGTCTCGGTCGTCAGCTCGGTCTTCTTCATGTGCCTGGCCGACAAGGTCCTCGTCTACGGCGACTGCGCCATCAACCCCGACCCGGACGCCGAGCAGCTCGCCGACATCGCCATCTCCTCGGCCGCGACCGCCGCGCAGTTCGGCGTCGAGCCGCGGGTGGCGATGCTGTCCTACAGCACCGGCGGGTCGGGCAGCGGCGCCGACGTCGACAAGGTGCGGGCCGCGACCGACCTCGTCCGGGAGCGGGAGCCCGATCTGCTGGTCGAGGGGCCGATCCAGTACGACGCCGCGGTCGACCCCGCCGTCGCCGCCACCAAGCTCCAGGACTCCCCCGTCGCCGGGCAGGCCACCGTGCTGGTCTTCCCCGACCTCAACACCGGCAACAACACCTACAAGGCGGTGCAGCGCAGTGCCGCCGCGGTGGCGGTCGGCCCGGTGCTGCAGGGCCTCAACGCCCCGGTCAACGACCTGTCCCGGGGAGCCACCGTCCGCGACATCATCAACACCGTCGCCATCACGGGGATCCAGGCGGGGGCGGGCCGGTGA
- a CDS encoding trypsin-like serine peptidase gives MRPAGMRALALVGSGVVALSMIGATGVGASPGHGEGNGQDQAVAKHSAATTKQAQAEVRAYWTKERMNNAIPREMAKPDGKGKPGGSAGSAKAVQVPAQAELGKVFFTLGGSNYLCSGTATDSVNGDVVTTAGHCLNEGPGAYATNFAFVPAYDNGDRPYGTWVAESLYAPASWVNSGFNHDVGFAVMAEQGGQSLTDVTGDYPIGFNLGYGLSFDAFGYPAATPYDGQELWRCSGVAGQDTRGTTDHRLPCSMTGGSSGGGWITGGVLNSVNSFGYRGEKDVMYGPYFGDVEQQVYTTASTS, from the coding sequence ATGCGTCCTGCTGGAATGCGTGCCCTGGCCCTGGTCGGATCTGGTGTCGTGGCCCTGTCCATGATCGGTGCCACCGGCGTCGGAGCCTCTCCCGGCCACGGTGAGGGCAACGGCCAGGACCAGGCCGTCGCGAAGCACTCCGCCGCCACCACCAAGCAGGCGCAGGCCGAGGTCCGCGCCTACTGGACGAAGGAGCGGATGAACAACGCCATCCCCCGTGAGATGGCCAAGCCGGACGGCAAGGGCAAGCCCGGCGGCTCGGCGGGCTCGGCGAAGGCGGTCCAGGTGCCGGCGCAGGCCGAGCTGGGCAAGGTCTTCTTCACCCTCGGCGGCTCCAACTATTTGTGCTCGGGCACGGCGACGGACAGCGTCAACGGCGACGTCGTCACCACGGCCGGCCACTGCCTCAACGAGGGTCCGGGCGCCTACGCCACGAACTTCGCGTTCGTCCCGGCCTACGACAACGGCGACCGGCCCTACGGCACCTGGGTCGCCGAGTCGCTCTACGCCCCCGCCTCGTGGGTCAACAGCGGCTTCAACCACGACGTGGGCTTCGCCGTCATGGCCGAGCAGGGTGGGCAGAGCCTCACCGACGTCACCGGTGACTACCCGATCGGGTTCAACCTGGGCTACGGGCTCAGCTTCGACGCCTTCGGCTACCCGGCCGCCACGCCCTACGACGGCCAGGAGCTGTGGCGCTGCTCCGGCGTGGCGGGGCAGGACACCCGGGGCACCACCGACCACCGCCTCCCGTGCTCGATGACCGGCGGCTCCAGCGGTGGCGGTTGGATCACCGGTGGCGTGCTGAACTCGGTGAACTCCTTCGGCTACCGCGGGGAGAAGGACGTCATGTACGGCCCCTACTTCGGTGACGTGGAGCAGCAGGTCTACACCACCGCCAGCACCAGCTGA
- a CDS encoding ISL3 family transposase has protein sequence MPAGDVHPAVHPDPGPSQAQRPVARRARCSDRPVEPGGVRRRRARRVLAHRAQALIAAATAWFPEPEPTRVLGIDETRARSVRWVLEEAGWRRSNPWMTSFVNADTSAPGALLGLVPGRSGACVVDWLGEQSQAFREGIELVVIDPSAPYASGVRAALPHARVAVDKWHLVALANQMVTEVRQRVTRERLGRRGTTAEATWAHRQLLLTGYEHLSTKQVARLQTTLAAEDTTNEIGAAHAVKERLRLLLDASDPPVIRARLFDFYNAAADSHMTETTRLATTVQTWWPAILTALTENVTNARTEGFNRIIKDTKRVGCGYRNMENYRRRILAHITLTRGHRSAA, from the coding sequence GTGCCAGCGGGCGACGTTCACCCAGCAGTCCACCCAGATCCCGGCCCGAGCCAGGCTCAGCGCCCGGTTGCGCGCCGAGCTCGCTGCAGCGATCGCCCGGTCGAACCGGGCGGTGTCCGACGTCGCCGAGCACGGCGTGTCCTGGCACACCGCGCACAGGCGCTCATCGCCGCGGCGACCGCATGGTTCCCCGAACCGGAGCCGACCCGGGTGCTGGGCATCGACGAGACCCGCGCCAGGTCCGTGCGGTGGGTCCTGGAAGAGGCCGGGTGGAGAAGGTCCAACCCGTGGATGACCTCCTTCGTCAACGCCGACACCAGCGCCCCGGGCGCGTTGCTGGGCCTGGTCCCGGGCAGGTCGGGGGCCTGCGTCGTCGACTGGCTCGGTGAGCAGTCCCAGGCGTTCCGCGAGGGCATCGAGCTGGTCGTCATCGACCCTTCGGCGCCGTACGCCTCCGGTGTGCGGGCCGCGCTACCGCACGCGCGGGTCGCGGTCGACAAGTGGCACCTGGTGGCACTGGCCAACCAGATGGTCACCGAGGTCCGCCAACGCGTTACCCGGGAACGTCTGGGCCGGCGAGGCACCACCGCCGAGGCGACCTGGGCCCACCGGCAGCTGCTGCTCACCGGGTACGAACACCTCTCGACCAAGCAGGTCGCGCGCCTGCAGACCACCTTGGCGGCCGAGGACACCACCAACGAGATTGGCGCCGCGCACGCCGTCAAGGAACGCCTCAGGCTGCTCCTGGACGCCAGCGACCCGCCCGTCATCCGGGCCCGGCTGTTCGACTTCTACAACGCCGCGGCGGACTCCCACATGACCGAGACCACCCGTCTGGCCACCACGGTCCAGACCTGGTGGCCGGCCATCCTCACCGCGCTCACCGAGAACGTCACGAACGCCCGCACCGAGGGCTTCAACCGGATCATCAAGGACACCAAGAGAGTCGGCTGCGGGTACCGCAACATGGAGAACTACCGACGACGCATACTGGCCCACATCACCCTCACCCGAGGGCACAGGTCAGCAGCATGA
- a CDS encoding YfcE family phosphodiesterase, which translates to MRLLLLADTHVPKRAKDLPAEVWEQVGEADVVVHAGDWVDPGLLDRLEERSARLVAVWGNNDGAELRRRLPEVARVELGGMRWGVVHETGDKKRREERMRAAYPDLDVLVFGHSHIPWDTEHKGLRLLNPGSPTDRRRQPHCTYLTCSVAGGVLSEVTLHRIPALR; encoded by the coding sequence CTGCGCCTGCTTCTTCTCGCCGACACCCACGTGCCCAAGCGCGCCAAGGATCTCCCGGCGGAGGTGTGGGAGCAGGTGGGCGAGGCCGACGTCGTGGTCCACGCCGGGGACTGGGTCGACCCCGGGCTGCTCGACAGGTTGGAGGAGCGTTCGGCCCGCCTCGTCGCCGTGTGGGGCAACAACGACGGTGCCGAGCTGCGGCGCCGACTGCCGGAGGTGGCCCGGGTGGAGCTCGGGGGGATGCGGTGGGGCGTGGTGCACGAGACCGGTGACAAGAAGCGGCGTGAGGAGCGGATGCGCGCGGCATACCCCGACCTCGACGTCCTTGTCTTCGGCCACAGCCACATCCCCTGGGACACCGAGCACAAGGGTCTGCGCCTGCTCAACCCAGGCTCGCCCACGGACCGGCGGCGTCAGCCGCACTGCACCTACCTGACCTGCAGCGTCGCCGGGGGTGTGCTCAGCGAGGTCACCCTGCACCGGATCCCGGCGCTGCGCTGA